The genomic stretch CGCGCCATCTCGACCCCCTGACGGCCGTTCTCAGCCGCGATGGGTTCATAATCGTAATAGCGAAGGAGCGTGGTGATGTTTCTCCGCATCTCTGGCTCGTCCTCGATGACCAAAATCTTTTTCATGGCTCGTTTAGAATACGGGTAACCTCACCGTCACCGTGGTGCCGTTGCCGACCTTGCTGTTCACATGCACTTTCCCCCGGTGCAATTCGGCGCAGCGTTTAACCAGGAGCAGGCCGAGTCCGGTGCCCGGCAGGGCGCCCACGTTGCCGCCTCGATGAAAGGCTTTGAACAACTGCGGCTGGTCCTCCAACGGAATGCCGATTCCCTTGTCGCGAATCACGCACACCGCGTCACGCCCGTTCCTTTGAACAAAAAAATGCACGGACGCGCCGACTTCTGAATATTTCACGGCGTTGGTCAGGAGATTGGTAAAAATGTGACCGAGCAATCGTTCGTCGGCCTGTGCCGTGTCGGGAATGGAGACCATCGAAAGTTCGATGAGGCAGCGGCGGTTGGTGGCCGAGAGAACCTCATCCACGATGCGGCGGCAAAAACCGTTCAGATCGAGCGCGGCGGTTGAAAGTCCAGCTTGCCGGCGTCCAGGCGGCTGAGGACGAGGACCTCTTCCATCATGCCGGCCATGCGGCAGGTATTTCTGATGACGGACTCCAGTTGGTCGTTGCGTTCGTCCGGCTGCATTCGCCCATGGAAATCGCGGAGCAATTCCGCCGAAGATCGGATGATGCCGAGCGGAGTGCGAAACTCATGCGAGACCATCGAAACGAAATTACTCTTGAGCTGGCTGAGTTCCTTTTCCCGTTCGAGAGTGATGCGCAACTCCTCCTCGGCTCGTTTTCGCTGGGTGATGTCCTGGGCGAACGAGAGAATGTGCGGCGTGTTGTTGAGTTGGATGGTTTCGGCCGAAAGCAGAATGGTGAGGCGCTCGCCGTGACGATTTCGCCAGCGGACCTCTCTCTGGCGAATCGAACCGATGTTGCGCATGTCATCAAGCGCCGAATCGCGTTCATCCGGGTTCTCCCACATCCCGAACTCGGCGGACGTGCGCCCGATCACTTCCGCCCGGGAGTGGCCGACCCAGTTTATGAAGGCATCGTTCGCGAGGACGTAGGCCCCGTCGTTCATGCGGAGAATGGTGATAAACACCGGGCTGGCCTGGAAGGCCACGCTGAATCGCGCTTCGCTCTCGCGCAAGCGCGCCTCGCTCTCCTGCATTTCCACCTCGGCCAGTTTGCGCTGCGTGATGTCCAGGGCGAGCAACAGGACGTGAGGCGCGTTGTCGAGAGTAATGGTTTCCGCAGAAACAAGAATGGTGAACCGCTCGCCACGGCGATTGCGCCAGCGGCACTCCCGTTGCCGGATGGAGCCGACCGTGAGCAATTCTTCCATGACCAGCGCGCGGTCGGCGATGTTTTCCCACATGCCAAGGTCGGCGCAGCTCTGGCCCAGGGCCTCACTCCGCGAGCAACCCAGCCAGTTTATCAGCGCGTCATTCACCAAAACAAATTTTCCGTCGGTAATGCGGAGAATGCCGATGAAAACCGGGCTGGCCTGGAAGGCGACACTGAAGCGCGCTTCGCTCTCGCGCAACTGCGCCTCGCTCGCCCGCAATTCAGCCTCCGCCTGCTTCCGCGCTGTGATGTCCAGCGCCATGCCGAGCATGTGCGGCATATGGTCAAGCTGGATGACTTCTGCGGAGATCAGCATCGTGAACTGTCTTCCCGCGCGGTTTCGGAACCGGCACTCGCGCTGGCGCACGGATCCGGTGCGGTGCAGATCGTCCCAGAAGGCCTGGCGTTCCGACTGTTGCTCCCATAATCCCAGTTCCAGTGCGGTGCGTCCGACGATTTCTTCGCGGGAATAGCCCGACCAGTTTACAAAGGCGTCATTCACCAGCACAAAATGCCCATCACTCATTCGCGTTGTGGCAATGAAGTTGGAGCTCGCCTGAAAGGCCGCGCTGAATCGCGCCTCGCTTTCCTCGAGCGCGGCCTGGGCACGCTTTCGGTCGGTGATGTCCGTGATGAACGCCTGAATGACCTGTCGCCCGCTCCATTCGATCCGCGTCAGCATGACCTCCAGCGAGATTTCCCTTCCGGTTGGATCCCGCGCCAGCCAGTCGAATCGGGCGCTGCCCTGGGTCATGCATTCGCCAATGTGTTTGCGCGCCATGGCATCCGAGCTCTCTCCGTTCGGCTGGAGTTGCGGTGAAAAATCGCCCGGATGTTTGCCCAGGATTTCGTGCGCGAAGCGGCGTCCCAGAATTCGCACGGCGGCGGGATTGACCTCGAGGATCTGGTTCTCGTCATGGAGGACCACACCTTGGCTCGCGCCTTCGAACAGCGCGCGGAACTTTGCCTCCGATTCGCGAAGAGCGCGCTCCGCGCATTTGCGCTCGGTGTTGTCAATGATGCTGGCGCGAATCAGATTCTGTCCCTCGGCCGGCAGGCGCAACAGACGCACCTCGGTGGGAATGAGCCGGCCCTTGGGTCGTTGCAGATGAATCCATTCGAACACAGGCATTCCCCCCGCCAGGGCCTTCGCCATCAATTCGCGGGCCAGCTCGCTGGAGCGACGTCCACCCGGTTGAAACTCCGGGCTGACATCGGCGGGAGTCAGCTCCGTCAGTTTTTCCATTGTCACCCCGTAGAGACGGCAGGCGTGCTCGTTGCCGAAAAGAAACCGCCCGGTGTCCCCATCGAAAACGACAATCGCCTCCGCCGCGTGCTCGACGAGGGCGCGGAAGCGCGCTTCGCTGGTGGTGAGCGCGGCCGTGCGTTCCGTCACCCGTTGCTCCAGCGACTGATTCAGCTCAAGCAACTCGCGCTCGGCCTTCTTGCGCTCGCTGATGTCCCTTGAAATGATGACATGGATGCTCTTGCCGCCGATGTGCAGGGCCGTCGCTGAGACCTCGATTGGAACGTCCCGGCCGTCACGCCGCCGCATCACCCACTCGAAGAGGTGCGCCTTCTGGCTCTGGATGAGCCCGATAATTGCCGCCGACTTCTCGACGGAGGGAGTGCCGTCCGGTTGAAACGGCGGCGAAAGTTCCTCAGGTCGCACGTGCAGCAATTGCTCCTTGTTCTCAGCGCCAGCGAGTTCGACCGCTGCCCGATTGCAATCCACGAACACGCCCGCTTGAGGATCAAGCAACAGGACCGCGTCAACGCTCCGTTCGAAAAAACTCTGGAACACAACTCCAGTGTGATCGAGCGACAGTTCGGATGCACTGGCACTTTCGTCCCGGTCACGGGTGCTTGCTGATGAATTCATGTTTTGGGCGGGGCAGTTTACCGCGTGGCCGAACATTTGCAGCAAGATCTCAAAATGCGCCTGTCGTTGTTGGGTCCCAGCCCGTCATCGTTGTCGGCGGCCAGTCAACACCGGCCAGTTCCTTCGGCAATTGCCCCGGATCAACCGGATAAATGAGTGACATATCCAGTTGGGACCTTGCGCCGGACAGAAATTCACCTTCCTCCGGCGCGCTTACGATGAGCCAGAGCACTTCGCTGTCCGTGTCGTTGAATACCTGTCTCAACTCGTTTGGCCCGACGAGCACGCCGCCGTGCTTCGGCACGGTCAACGTCTGCTCGCCCACGCGGAGGCGGCCAACACCTGCGACGACGAAATAAAATTCCTCGGAGCGAATGTGTTTGTGCAGCGTGTTGGCGCTCTTCGGTGGCAGCCGCCAGAGACGCGCGCCGAGATTCTCGCTTTTGGTCCGCTCCAGAAAATCCGCGTTCGGGATCTTCATCATGTTCGAGGGCCGCCAGTGGAGATCCTCCGGCGTGATCAAACAATGGCCGTCAACGGGCTTCATGGAGTTCGAAGTATCGTTCGGCAGCCCATTCCGTGCAACGCGTCTTCAAGCCATTCGCCTCCAGGGCGAGATAGCGCTGGTTCAAACCGCCTGTCCAACGCGCCAACAGCGGACGAAGCATTCCTTCGCAGCGGATGGACAACGTCACGCGCCGGTACGCCGGCGGCAATTTCGGCTGGTGTACCCGCGCCCGGCAGGCGCCGCGCGTCCGCCATCACCGACCACACGAGGCCGGTCACCGGGGGGATTTCCACGATCATTTTGAAATTGGTTCGAGTCATCGCCCGGTTTGACTGGCCTGGGTGCGGTCACCATGCACGGCAGGTTCGCACCTTATGCTTTTGCCGTCGGGCGGGACAATGGGACGAAAGAGGCACTCAAAGCAGCGCTCATCGCCCAAAGAGATTCGCCAGTTCGGACAGTTCTGTTTTGTTTAAATCGGAGACGAGGCAGTGGTGCAAGCCGTTTGCTTCGCGATAGATGACAGAATAGCCGCGTCGGGTTTGGGTTTTTGTCTTTTCCGCGCCGGTGTTTGTCGCCGGCCACACGAAAACGTTGATGAAATGTTTGTTCCGCCGATAGACCAGTGCGGCGACGGCCCGACCGTCAAAATAATCCAATCGTCCGCCGACGAGCGGAAAACCTTCCGCGGCGAAATCCTTCACGTCCGGCGCGAAGTCCAGCTTGCCGTCGAACCACGGTTTCACCGTGTGCTGATCCCCGGAGGCGACATCGGTGAGATGTCCGGCCATCAGCGAGCGCACGTGACCGGACACAGCTTCGCTCGCCAGTTGATCCGCCCCGGAAATGCCCGTCCGTAAAAGAATCGCCAGCAGGGCAACCGCCGTCGCGCCGAACGCCACGGATCTCCAGAGCAGCAGAGATCGAAACAGGCCCGGTTGAGTTTTATCACTCGAACCGCGAGCGACGAGACGCACTTGTCTTCGCAGCGAATCGGGCGCGTCAAACCGCAGTTGCGACCCGCGCAGCGCCGTTTTCAGCGACTGGACGGATTCTTGTCCGGCGGCGCAAGCGGCGCACGTTTTCAAATGCCGTTCCAGTTCAAGACTGCTGGTCACGTCGAGTTCGCCATCGATATGAGCGTGCAGCAGCAAACGGCTTTCAGCGCAGTTCATACTTTCTCCTTCCGATTGAGCGCGCCTTGCAATTGCCGTCGCGCACGGGCGAGCCGCGACATGACCGTGCCGACCGGCACCGCGGCGACTTCGGCGATTTCCTTGTACGAAAGCCCTTCCAGCTCGCGCAGCACGAGCGCTTCGCGAAACTGCCAGTGGCAGCGCTTCCAGCGCGGCGCGTAACACGCCCGCATCGGCGCTGTGAAACGAACCGGCCGTGGGATTTTGATCCGCAATTTCCGCGAGTTCATCGTCGTCGATAGAAACCACAGCCGCCGGCCGATTTTTCTTTATCCACGAAAACGCCGTGTTGCGGACGATCGCCAGCAGCCACGCGCGCCCGTCGCTGCCCCGGCAACCGCTTACGAAACGAAACGCGCGCACGCACGCCTCCTGCGTGATGTCCTGCGCGTCGTGTTCGTCGCCCGCGAGCCAGCGCGCCAGGTTGTAGGCAGCGTCCAGATGCGGCATGACGACTCGTTCAAATTGGGCCTGCGGCTCGTTGTCGCTCACGTGGTGGCGGCTAATTGGTCCAGACTGCGCGAATCGGAATTTTATTCCCGGCGGAATAACTTTTCCCGCGGCTGGTCTTGGACAGCGTGAATCACAACAAGTGAAACAATCAAATATGAAAACAAACAAAAAATTCATTCACCACAATCACCATCAAGATGGTCTCGACCGGCGGGGCTTTCTCGAATGCATGGCCTGGGCCGGCACGGGAATGCTGTGGACCATCAGCGGCGGACTGCTCGGCTCCACGTTGCTGCCGTCCTCCGCCGGCGCGGCCGA from Candidatus Angelobacter sp. encodes the following:
- a CDS encoding ATP-binding protein, producing the protein MDEVLSATNRRCLIELSMVSIPDTAQADERLLGHIFTNLLTNAVKYSEVGASVHFFVQRNGRDAVCVIRDKGIGIPLEDQPQLFKAFHRGGNVGALPGTGLGLLLVKRCAELHRGKVHVNSKVGNGTTVTVRLPVF
- a CDS encoding anti-sigma factor is translated as MNCAESRLLLHAHIDGELDVTSSLELERHLKTCAACAAGQESVQSLKTALRGSQLRFDAPDSLRRQVRLVARGSSDKTQPGLFRSLLLWRSVAFGATAVALLAILLRTGISGADQLASEAVSGHVRSLMAGHLTDVASGDQHTVKPWFDGKLDFAPDVKDFAAEGFPLVGGRLDYFDGRAVAALVYRRNKHFINVFVWPATNTGAEKTKTQTRRGYSVIYREANGLHHCLVSDLNKTELSELANLFGR
- a CDS encoding PAS domain S-box protein; the protein is MNSSASTRDRDESASASELSLDHTGVVFQSFFERSVDAVLLLDPQAGVFVDCNRAAVELAGAENKEQLLHVRPEELSPPFQPDGTPSVEKSAAIIGLIQSQKAHLFEWVMRRRDGRDVPIEVSATALHIGGKSIHVIISRDISERKKAERELLELNQSLEQRVTERTAALTTSEARFRALVEHAAEAIVVFDGDTGRFLFGNEHACRLYGVTMEKLTELTPADVSPEFQPGGRRSSELARELMAKALAGGMPVFEWIHLQRPKGRLIPTEVRLLRLPAEGQNLIRASIIDNTERKCAERALRESEAKFRALFEGASQGVVLHDENQILEVNPAAVRILGRRFAHEILGKHPGDFSPQLQPNGESSDAMARKHIGECMTQGSARFDWLARDPTGREISLEVMLTRIEWSGRQVIQAFITDITDRKRAQAALEESEARFSAAFQASSNFIATTRMSDGHFVLVNDAFVNWSGYSREEIVGRTALELGLWEQQSERQAFWDDLHRTGSVRQRECRFRNRAGRQFTMLISAEVIQLDHMPHMLGMALDITARKQAEAELRASEAQLRESEARFSVAFQASPVFIGILRITDGKFVLVNDALINWLGCSRSEALGQSCADLGMWENIADRALVMEELLTVGSIRQRECRWRNRRGERFTILVSAETITLDNAPHVLLLALDITQRKLAEVEMQESEARLRESEARFSVAFQASPVFITILRMNDGAYVLANDAFINWVGHSRAEVIGRTSAEFGMWENPDERDSALDDMRNIGSIRQREVRWRNRHGERLTILLSAETIQLNNTPHILSFAQDITQRKRAEEELRITLEREKELSQLKSNFVSMVSHEFRTPLGIIRSSAELLRDFHGRMQPDERNDQLESVIRNTCRMAGMMEEVLVLSRLDAGKLDFQPPRSI
- a CDS encoding cupin domain-containing protein, which codes for MKPVDGHCLITPEDLHWRPSNMMKIPNADFLERTKSENLGARLWRLPPKSANTLHKHIRSEEFYFVVAGVGRLRVGEQTLTVPKHGGVLVGPNELRQVFNDTDSEVLWLIVSAPEEGEFLSGARSQLDMSLIYPVDPGQLPKELAGVDWPPTTMTGWDPTTTGAF
- a CDS encoding sigma factor-like helix-turn-helix DNA-binding protein produces the protein MNSRKLRIKIPRPVRFTAPMRACYAPRWKRCHWQFREALVLRELEGLSYKEIAEVAAVPVGTVMSRLARARRQLQGALNRKEKV